Proteins found in one Salvelinus alpinus chromosome 11, SLU_Salpinus.1, whole genome shotgun sequence genomic segment:
- the ndufa12 gene encoding NADH dehydrogenase [ubiquinone] 1 alpha subcomplex subunit 12 — translation MAEYIHVVRRALGQLGGHGGVKGLFVQLFRANDVKTGALIGVDKYGNKYFEDTRYFFGRHRWVIYTTEMNGKNTMWEVDGSMVPAEWHRWLHCMTDNPPTTHPPTPKKFLAEVHQFNVSGSAQAYVPYSTTRKKIHEWVPPKAQ, via the exons ATGGCGGAGTATATACATGTCGTCCGAAGGGCTTTGGGACAGTTAGGAGGTCACGGTGGTGTGAAAGGCTTATTTGTTCAGTTATTCAG GGCAAATGATGTGAAAACGGGAGCGCTGATTGGCGTGGACAAGTATGGAAACAAGTACTTTGAGGACACACGCTACTTTTTTG GTCGTCACCGCTGGGTGATCTACACGACAGAGATGAATGGAAAGAACACCATGTGGGAGGTGGATGGTAGCATGGTGCCCGCTGAATG GCATCGCTGGCTGCACTGTATGACAGAcaacccccccaccacacaccccCCTACACCGAAGAAGTTCCTGGCGGAGGTCCACCAGTTCAACGTGAGTGGTTCGGCCCAGGCGTATGTGCCCTACTCCACCACCCGCAAGAAGATCCACGAGTGGGTGCCCCCAAAGGCTCAGTGA